In Bdellovibrio sp. GT3, the genomic window ACATTTCTCATCGTTAATGTTACTTAGCGACGAGGTAGACGGTTGTATCGAAGGCCGAAGCCCTTGTCAACACCCTCTCAAACTTTTTTCTCAATTTTTTTCAAAAAGAAAAAATTCAGAAAATCGTTTGATCAGACCAGCTGCCAGCAAGAAAAAACATTATTGAATACAAATCAATAAGTTAGGTCAGCTGTTTGTGTTTGATTTTTCAAACATCGCGGCGGTGAGGCTGAGTTATAGGCCTATTACCCAAACCAGGCAAGGGCTTTTTTATTTATTTTCGGATGCAGTTTAATCAGGCAAAAAGTGCACTTTTTGCTAAGAATATGGGCAGAAACTAACTCCGCGGCGCTTCATGCTGAAATATCAGGCCCCAACAAATAGGCAGAATCAGGCGGTAATTTCAAATGAAAGCTGAGAAAGGCTTCGAACAGAACTAAAAATCCCCGCTCTATATATAGAAACGAGGAACCATCCATAAAACCCACATATATAAAGAACTCGCTGAACCTATCTTAAGATCTTTATTTGGATTCCCTGTCTTTTACGATCACTTCAACTTCTCCATCGTTTTCAACCAAAGGATTAAACGTCACCGGATTGTAGGCGCGCGCTCGCTTCACAGAGACGACGTCAGCAGAGAATGAATTCTCGGAGCTCACAGCTCGCGCGAGATTTTGTTGGAGTGCTTGGCCCTCTTGATTGGTGCTCTCAATCATAGAGTTGAAATCACTGCGCGCAGAGGCCAGTGACAAATACAAACTAGAAACAAGAAGCAAAACTATTTTTTGAAGCATGTTCCCCCCAGTGCTTGGATACTCTTCAAAGCAAGGAACAGACCAGGGGTTAAGTTGTTGATATTCCGAAGACGGGTCTGAGCACTTATACCCGGAGTATCTCCGCTCCACCGATGGAAGTCCTTGAAACCCGGCCTGTTTCCAGAAAGATGACTAGGAAACAAACATGAACAAGATATACACGGTGAATTGACTCAAACTGAGACTATCGATTCGCCACTCTGGCGGCAGGCTTTTGCAGCTTACGCAACTTTTGCGAAACCTTCTTGGGCTTACCTACACTTGCTATGCGACGCTTGATGGATTTCTTTTTCTGCATTGCCAGATACTTTTCAAAAGTCACAAGTCGCTTTGCCGGAACAACCGAAAACCGATGGGGGTTCTGAAATTCGAGTGCGTCCTGCAAAATCTGACGATCGATATTTTGATAGCGTTGATCCTGGTACGCAGTGACAGTGGTTTTGATTCTTTCAGGAAGAGGATTCAGTTGATTCAACCGATTCATCGTCTGAAAGACAAGTAAGAAACCAAGAAGTGCAGAAACAGGAAAGTTCATCAACAAATACCCCACTCGTGTCAGGCAGAATATCTGAAGAGAATGAATTAAGAACGCAAAATAAGAATTCTCGTATTTGGTAGTTTCATAGTGCGATATTCGTGGAATCTCCTCGCAGGAATTATGAGGAGCATTCCCGAATCTGCTGGCTCCACTACTCGGCCTGTTCGCTCAGTGCCCCTTAGTTTTGCACTTCAGGATTGATTCGACAGAAGTGCTTTTTGGTGCGAACAGGAGACTGAATTCCTGACTGATTCCTGGAATTAGATTAATTGCAGATACAAGAGTCTCAGGTTTTATCTTGGTAAAACTCATTCCTTTGACGTTTGTGATTTTGATATCCTTGGCAACGAATGCCAACGTCAGTCCCCTTTGCGAAGGCATGCGCTCCAATACGATGGGAGCAACTCCATCAACAAGGTATTCAAACGCAACAGACCCATTTTCGGAAACTTCCGTAGCTGATGATTGCACCTTTTCACCATTGACTGAGCAATCCACGTCGACAGCTTGTAATTGTGCTTTTGAGGCAGCAAGAGCCTCAGCCAGATAGGCTTTGATTTTGAAATTCTTGTATTCCTCCCAATTAAAGTCGTTTCTTGGAGTTAAATAGAGCTCCAATGAACCTAAATCGAAGGTCACCATATCAAACGCCGATTCAACATTTTTCATTGCCTCTTCGGAACGCACTCCTGAGCCCTTTGCACATGCTGCGATTTCCGATTTCAAAGTGTCTTTTACATACTTTATTTTATTTTTAATCAGCGTTGGCAAAACATACTGTTTATCCTCGTAAAAACTCTCTGCTGCAGTGACGAAGGAACTCAAGCCTGGGCAAAAGTCTTCGAATTTCAGCGCCGTCGACTCGGCGAGTGTGTTTACCCTCTTTTGCAGCAACTCCCCATTCACCGTTGCCAGCATTTTCTGAGACGCCAATGGCATCAACAAAGTAGTTCTCTTTAAGATCCCCTGCGAGATGAGCTCTTGAGCTGCGACATCCAAACCGTAGGATGCTGCCGCCTGTTTGAAGGCTTGCGCAAGAACATTGATATCCATCTGATTTACCTTTCCTTCAGCTAGTGAAAGATCAAATATGTACTTATTGGACTTTAAAGCTTGATAGAACGTCAGGTCTTCACCACCTGAGACTGATTTAAACAAATTATCAAATGCTTCCGATTCTGGAGTGGTTGATGAATCTCCAGCGAGATCCATTCGCAAACGCACAACAGCTTCGAAGACCATTCCAGAAATAGCCGCATTCAAGGAATCTGCGCTTAAAGCAGAACCGTCGGATGATTGCCCTGCTGTAATAGTTTGATCAAGCCGGGAAACCGATCCTCTTTGCAGAGTCTTGACAGTTACTTCATCGGGGTTCGCGGGTTTCGTCGTAAAGGGATCTGTCCCAGAATGAGACAATAGATTACCGTCACTGTTCGGTTGGCAGCCAACTGTCAACAATATGAAAGCGCTAACGAATATATGCTTTTTCATAACTGGATTCCTCTTGTTGATATTGGATAGTTCCAGATTCATGCCCTCTTTGGACCCATTGCTATAAACAACAGTAAGTGTATATTTTTTCCCATTTGCCTGCCTATATTATGGTCAAACATGCAAACTCCATAGGGTGAGCTGGAAAATATTTGTTTATTTAGCTCCAAATGGTACACAGGGAACATGGAAAAAAGTGCCGTCAACGAAATCCCTTTTGCAAATATCTCTGAACAGTATACTGAAGCCCGCCTGCTTTTGCGTGAGGCTCTGAAGGCCACTGGCAGAGTCTATTTATCTTCACGATTTGACGACCACTTTTTCACTCTTTCAAACAAGGAGCAGCTGGATCTTCTGCAGGACCTTGAAAGATGGTCCAAGCTTATTCTGGAATTTGTGGCTTCGGGTGGAAATCACAAAAAAACAAAAGATATTTTCCGCTACTATCTGTCGCGTTTGAACTTCTCGGCTCCCGAGAGTTTTATCAACCAAATTCAGGATGGAGACGTTGTTGAGATTTTCGGCAGCGACAACCGCCGCTTATTTGCGAACCCTGAGTTGTTTGATTTTTCATCCTATGCGCCGGATGTGATGTTTTCCGGTCAATGGTGGAACTTGTACGAAAGAGATTCTGTCATTTCCGACAAGCTACAAGAGATCGGGTACGAGACGTTTATGGGATTAAATAAAACAACCCTGAAACCGAACATTCCCACTCATACGGTTAAGGAAATTCGCTCTCAGGGTCGTTATGTTTCTGAAGTGCAGATCCGAGCAGTGGCCCCAATTACAATTGGCACCACTGTGGTTGCAGTTGCGGCCTTGGAAACCTTTAGGCTGCTTGAGGGTGCGCTACCTTTGCACACTCATTCATAATTCTGTAATAGATTTCCATGGACTCGCACAGATTCTGATAGATATGTGCGCGTTCAAGATCAGTCACCTGATCCACCGCCTTCAATACATCCTGAAAATGCTCAACGTCCTCTTCGGCGTGAACTTTCAGGAAGGTATAACCTTTAATACCTGCCGCTTTGATTCTGTTTAAAACTTTTGGACCTGACTTCGCTGCCAATCCTTCAAGGAAAAGCGAGTATCCCAAATGTGACGTAGGACCGACTTCTTTAATCCAATAGTATTGGGTTTTCCAGAAAACATCGGTAAAGTTGAAAACATGAGAAGATTCACTGCGCATGAACTTCAAATCATTCTTACTCATTTTCTCATGGCCCGCCTCCTCTTCGATATGGTGTTCGAATTGGGCTTTCAATGGATGACTTTTCGGTAAAAGATCATTGCACATATTCAGGAATGTCGATGTATGCGCAACGAATGCGTTGGTTTGCGCAACCCATGAACTGTAAAAGTTAACACTTTCCCACGGCATGGTTTCAATAAAGTTACACATCTCATCTACTTTGGCAGTGGCTTTTGCTCTGAATTCTGCTGGTTTCATAAATTCTCCTGTAATTTGAATTAAGCTGCGATTTTTGAAGTTTGTGGCATACCACCCCAAAGGGCTTCCACTGTCTTTTTGGTGAAATCATCCGCTTCCCTTGGTGTTTCGTATTTACTCATCACCATGACCGAGCAGAGATTGTTGTATTTGCTGATTTGAGCAATTTCCGTGAATCCGATCAAATCGCCCAGGAAATTAACCTTGCGGTCCATACGTGCAATCCCCAGAGCACCTTCGAGATTTAACTCCTTCATGACTTTAAGACCCAAGCGAACGATAAGCTCCGCCACTTTAGGACCGCCGGCTTCTTTGGTACGGAAGCCCGGGGCTACCGTTAAATACTCCATTGCCAGGAATGAATTGATGTTCTTTTCAAGAAGTTTGGTTTTGGCCTCTTCAGACATCGCACGAACGTATGAATGATCAAGGCTGCTGCTTTCACGCAAGTCAAAAGGACTGTACAAATGGAATCCAGCGACCTCGTCATCCTTTAGAACCACCGCAATCACCTTGGCACGCTGAAATTCATCGTGATTAAGTTTTGCTCCACGTGAAGCCAAATCCGCGCCAAACTCACTGGCCCAAAGGTGGTAACACTTGTTTACGTAACCGATCTCCTGAGTCGTTTTTGCACCCGTCGTATAGATGAGGCGATATGAAAAGTTCATGTAAATTCCTCTTGGTTTTTAGGTAGAAACATTTCCGTGTTTGTATAAACATAAACACGATGATATTTCGGATGTGCACAGAGAAATGTTTAGTGGAGAGATGAGAAAATGAATTCGTACGGTGAATTTCTAGCCTATTGCCGAAAAGTCAAAGGTCTGTCTCAGACTCAAGTCGCAGAGATTCTTGGTTACGAATCGGGTCAAATTGTTTCTGATTGGGAATGCAACATCTCCCAGCCTCCTATACTTGTCATAGGTGAACTGGCGCGTATCTACGATTCCCCTCGTGAGACGTTTTTCAACTACATCCTAGAGAGACAAATTAGCGAAATCACAACGAACCATCAAAATGTCTTTACAGAATCAGGAATAATTAAAAAGGCTATGAAATCGCTGCAATAAAGAGTGATCTTAGTTGAGTCGACATCATCTACTTTAAATAACTGATGCAGTTTCCCCAGACTCCACCCGAGGTGGATTTTAACTCCTGTTGTGTCCTCAGCATTGCTAATCCTTAAGATATCGTCGATAAGGATATCAAGCACATGTTAGGAGACTGAACACATGGAGCTCGATCGGCTAACCACATGCAAATACTGCCTGAGTCCCTCAAATGGATTCGAGTACTGTTGTGAAGCATGCCGGATCTTGAGCACCCAAATGGGTTTCTTAAATCTTTCTGATAAGAATCCCTTTGCCTATCTGGACCAACCCGAATTTCAAATCCAGTACAAACAAAGTATCGACAAAGGATATGACTATCTGATTTTTTGCGAGGGCATGCACTGTTCTTCCTGTGTGCACTTGATTGAAAAACTCACG contains:
- a CDS encoding iron-containing redox enzyme family protein — translated: MKPAEFRAKATAKVDEMCNFIETMPWESVNFYSSWVAQTNAFVAHTSTFLNMCNDLLPKSHPLKAQFEHHIEEEAGHEKMSKNDLKFMRSESSHVFNFTDVFWKTQYYWIKEVGPTSHLGYSLFLEGLAAKSGPKVLNRIKAAGIKGYTFLKVHAEEDVEHFQDVLKAVDQVTDLERAHIYQNLCESMEIYYRIMNECAKVAHPQAA
- a CDS encoding helix-turn-helix domain-containing protein — protein: MNSYGEFLAYCRKVKGLSQTQVAEILGYESGQIVSDWECNISQPPILVIGELARIYDSPRETFFNYILERQISEITTNHQNVFTESGIIKKAMKSLQ